The following are from one region of the Sorghum bicolor cultivar BTx623 chromosome 2, Sorghum_bicolor_NCBIv3, whole genome shotgun sequence genome:
- the LOC8074161 gene encoding uncharacterized protein LOC8074161, with protein AVAPMDHKAAKRVAIVGAGTSGLAACKHLLARGFRPVVFEAGASVGGLWTRTLASTRLQSPTAGYRFSDFPWPEGADTYPRHDQVVEYLAAYARRFGVHECIRFRSQVVAAEYVGEDDDACVAEQWAGNGEAFGGDGAGVWRLTVRHGDSDSDTTQVYEFDFLILCIGRFSGVPNIPAFPPGGGPDAFRGRVLHSMDLSDMDDADAAALVKGKRVAVVGSGKSAYDVAAECADANGVERPCTVICRSPRWLLHDVTVWGKLHLGYLYMNRFAELMVRKPGAGLASTLLATLLTPLAWLISKVTGAYYKKAIPMWEYGMEPEFGFAGSISSCKIGMLPEAFYDKVRDGSVVIRRSRSFAFCEDGLVLDGGAVVVPADVVILATGFRGDQKLRDMFVAPRVKAIVAGSSSDTAAVPLYRECVHPRIPQMAVVGYSESLTNIYSVEMMAKWVARFLDGAFRLPSVPRMERSAAEWGRYMRRSNGESFRGACLGAVNIWYNDQLCRDMGCHPRRKKGFLAEWFQPYGAVDYRIKRKSCIKNTSLPLTSSSLPPFQELGSREQAMDSNSKRVGIVGAGVSGLAACKHALDKGFRPVVFEADGTIGGVWAHTLESTRLQAPTTAFRFSDLAWPESVREAYPNHRRVMEYIRSYACAFDLLKHIRFNSQVLGVEYLGAAEEEIMSWEQWSGNGTAFGAVKGGGWRLTVQDLKVGSTEVFMVDFLILCIGRHSGTPNIPEFPGNGPELFKGKILHSLDYSYMDDVAQFVKGKCVTIIGSGKSAFDIAAEVAKVNGATQPCTIIYRTKHWLVHKSSIWGVDLSYFYLNRISQLLVHKPGEGFLRYMLATALSPLRWAISKVIETYYKWSIPLQKHGMVPDYSFSFAMSSCLIAMLPEGFYDRVDKGSIILKKSKAFNFSSDGIILQDRNESIKCDIVILATGFRGDQKLRDIFTANWCRNIVAGSPDTAAPLYRECIHPRIPQLAIVGYAESLTNIYASERMSNWVAHFLAGSFQLPSIRCMEKSVAEWAEYKNLYNGKYFRRSCISSTNIWLNDLLCQDMGCNPKRKKGFLAEWFQPYGPADYAGLC; from the exons GCGGTGGCGCCAATGGATCACAAGGCGGCGAAGCGGGTGGCCATCGTCGGCGCCGGCACGAGCGGCCTCGCCGCGTGCAAGCACCTCCTGGCGCGGGGGTTCCGCCCGGTGGTCTTCGAGGCGGGCGCCTCCGTGGGCGGCCTGTGGACACGCACGCTCGCGTCCACCCGGCTGCAGTCACCCACCGCCGGGTACCGCTTCTCCGACTTCCCGTGGCCGGAGGGCGCCGACACGTACCCGCGCCACGACCAGGTCGTCGAGTACCTCGCCGCCTACGCGCGCCGCTTCGGCGTCCACGAATGCATCAGGTTCCGGAGCCAGGTCGTGGCCGCGGAGTACGTCGGCGAGGACGATGATGCGTGCGTGGCTGAGCAGTGGGCGGGCAACGGCGAGGCGTtcggcggcgacggcgcgggCGTGTGGCGCCTCACCGTGCGGCACggcgactccgactccgacaccACGCAGGTATACGAGTTCGACTTCCTGATCCTGTGCATCGGGAGGTTCAGCGGCGTGCCCAACATCCCGGCGTTCCCGCCCGGCGGCGGCCCCGACGCGTTCCGCGGGCGGGTGCTCCACTCCATGGACTTGTCCGACATGGACGACGCGGACGCCGCCGCGCTCGTCAAGGGCAAAcgcgtcgccgtcgtcggctcCGGCAAGTCCGCTTACGACGTCGCGGCCGAGTGCGCCGACGCCAATGGTGTGGAGCGGCCGTGCACGGTGATCTGCAGAAGCCCGCGGTGGCTGCTGCACGACGTCACCGTCTGGGGCAAGCTCCACCTCGGCTACCTCTACATGAACAGGTTCGCGGAGCTCATGGTCCGCAAGCCCGGCGCCGGCCTCGCGTCCACCCTCCTCGCGACATTGCTGACGCCCCTG GCGTGGCTGATATCGAAGGTGACGGGAGCGTACTACAAGAAGGCGATCCCGATGTGGGAGTACGGCATGGAGCCGGAGTTCGGGTTCGCCGGCTCCATCTCGTCGTGCAAGATCGGCATGCTGCCGGAGGCGTTCTACGACAAGGTGAGGGACGGCAGCGTCGTAATCAGGCGGTCGAGGTCGTTCGCCTTCTGCGAGGACGGCCTGGTGCTGGACGGcggcgccgtcgtcgtcccCGCCGACGTGGTGATACTCGCCACGGGCTTCCGCGGCGACCAGAAGCTCAGGGACATGTTCGTGGCGCCCAGGGTGAAGGCGATCGTCGCCGGCTCGTCGTCGGACACCGCCGCCGTGCCTCTCTACAGGGAGTGCGTGCACCCTCGGATCCCGCAGATGGCGGTGGTCGGGTACTCGGAGAGCCTGACAAACATCTACTCCGTCGAGATGATGGCCAAGTGGGTGGCGCGGTTCCTGGACGGCGCGTTCCGGCTGCCGAGCGTGCCGAGGATGGAGCGGAGCGCGGCGGAGTGGGGCAGGTACATGAGGCGGAGCAACGGGGAGAGCTTCCGCGGGGCCTGCCTCGGCGCCGTCAACATCTGGTACAACGACCAGCTCTGCCGCGACATGGGCTGCCACCCCAGGAGGAAGAAGGGCTTCCTCGCCGAGTGGTTCCAGCCTTACGGCGCCGTTGACTAC AGAATCAAACGGAAAAGCTGTATAAAAAACACCAGTCTCCCCCTCACTtcttcctccctccctcccttccaAGAACTCGGAAGCAGAGAGCAAGCGATGGATAGCAATAGCAAGCGGGTGGGAATCGTCGGTGCAGGCGTGAGCGGCCTAGCAGCCTGCAAGCACGCGCTCGACAAGGGGTTCAGGCCAGTGGTGTTCGAGGCTGACGGAACCATCGGCGGAGTGTGGGCACACACCTTGGAGTCGACGAGGCTTCAGGCGCCGACGACCGCGTTCCGGTTCTCCGACCTGGCGTGGCCGGAGAGCGTGAGAGAGGCGTACCCAAACCACCGCAGGGTCATGGAGTACATAAGGTCGTATGCGTGTGCATTTGACCTCCTCAAGCACATCAGGTTCAACAGCCAGGTGCTTGGTGTCGAGTACCTCGGCGCAGCTGAGGAAGAGATCATGAGCTGGGAGCAGTGGTCTGGCAATGGGACAGCATTCGGAGCAGTGAAGGGTGGAGGATGGCGCCTCACCGTCCAGGACTTGAAAGTCGGTAGCACTGAG GTTTTTATGGTGGATTTTCTGATCCTGTGCATTGGAAGACACAGTGGAACCCCAAACATCCCAGAATTTCCAGGGAATGGGCCTGAGTTGTTCAAGGGGAAAATATTGCACTCACTGGACTATTCTTACATGGATGATGTTGCTCAGTTTGTGAAGGGCAAGTGTGTGACGATAATTGGCTCTGGTAAATCAGCATTTGACATTGCCGCAGAGGTTGCTAAGGTGAATG GTGCCACACAGCCATGCACCATCATATATAGAACAAAGCACTGGCTGGTCCACAAGTCCAGCATATGGGGAGTTGACCTCAGTTACTTCTATCTCAATCGCATCTCACAGCTTCTGGTTCATAAACCTGGTGAAGGATTTTTACGTTATATGTTGGCCACTGCACTCTCCCCTTTG AGATGGGCGATCTCTAAAGTAATTGAAACATACTACAAGTGGAGCATTCCTTTACAAAAGCATGGGATGGTCCCTGACTACAGCTTCTCCTTTGCTATGTCCTCATGCTTGATTGCAATGCTGCCAGAAGGTTTCTATGACAGGGTCGACAAAGGCAGCATTATTCTCAAGAAATCTAAGGCATTCAACTTTTCTAGTGATGGAATCATCCTGCAAGACAGAAATGAAAGCATCAAATGTGATATTGTGATTCTGGCAACAGGATTCAGAGGTGATCAGAAGCTTAGGGACATCTTCACAGCAAATTGGTGCAGAAACATAGTAGCAGGATCACCGGATACCGCAGCTCCTCTATACAG AGAATGCATCCATCCCAGGATTCCTCAGTTGGCTATAGTTGGTTACGCTGAGAGCCTTACTAACATATATGCCTCAGAGAGGATGAGCAATTGGGTAGCCCATTTTCTGGCTGGTAGCTTCCAATTGCCAAGCATAAGATGTATGGAGAAGAGTGTAGCAGAATGGGCAGAGTACAAGAATCTATACAACGGGAAATATTTTCGCAGGTCCTGCATAAGCTCCACTAACATCTGGTTAAATGATCTGTTGTGCCAAGATATGGGATGCAACCCTAAAAGGAAGAAAGGATTCCTAGCTGAATGGTTCCAGCCATATGGACCTGCAGATTATGCAGGTCTTTGCTGA
- the LOC8074162 gene encoding protein NLP1 — protein sequence MEEGGDPQPQLPSISVARTTSEGAGAAVDLDLLEQLLSGDNGWLEVVSRSPNSVAFSPPSAFFSADATATTVTTTTAAPTANASWWIQTGGASPSSVRERFSQALSYIRDTQSDGDVLVQLWVPVNRDDGKLVLTTSGQPFTLDHRSDSLIRFRDVSTKYQFSADVNSGDTPGLPGRVFIGRLPEWSPDIRYFTSYEYPRVRDAQYLDVHGTMGLPVFEKGSYNCLGVIELIMTRQKLNFTSELNTICSALQAVNLRSTEVSSIPRIKFSTASYKDALPEILEVLRAACLTHKLPLAQTWVTCAQQGKRGSRHSDENYRYCISTIDEACFVNEAEMRGFHEACSEHHLLRGEGVAGKAFTTNQPCFLPDIGSSTKLEYPLSHHAKIFKLKGAVAIRLRCTRTGTADFVLEFFLPTDCEALEEQKTVLDSLSSTMRGVCQTLRVVTDREMEDEAVLEMNELNSFTPQGKDKVEELSFGGKSADRRGEASWTSLAGTSQQESELAALRMHGMFSPGGQGPSLSGVQATAEGSKAKRRTKAEKTVSLQVLRQYFAGSLKDAARSLGVCPTTLKRICRQHGITRWPSRKIKKVDHSLRKLQQIIDSVHGAETAFQLNTLYKDLTNTSISSDNNLSGSVMVPPTNQSNLTDFNKHQPHKSSSNVPSTSHSHSSCSHSSKSSPSCSGGATKHAQQGIIDLIKSKNPVKDSSIQTLQTENPSLYEHFSVHEAPIDLLQDVTEKANGGHHSSPSPSSHNPKQNTDANMRVKATFGSEKVRFRLNPECNFQELKHEIAKRLSIVDTNPLVLKYLDDDSEWVLMTCDADLQECLHVYKLADIQTIKISVHLAISPATRVTTGHTGLS from the exons ATGGAAGAGGGAGGAGACCCGCAGCCGCAGCTTCCGAGCATCTCCGTGGCACGCACCACGTCCGAAGGCGCGGGGGCCGCCGTCGACTTGGATCTCCTTGAGCAGCTACTGTCCGGCGACAACGGCTGGCTCGAGGTGGTCTCGCGCTCGCCCAATTCGGTAGCGTTTTCTCCACCCTCGGCCTTCTTCTCGGCTGACGCGACAGCCACCACAGTGACGACGACCACGGCGGCGCCGACCGCGAACGCCAGCTGGTGGATTCAGACGGGCGGCGCAAGCCCCTCCTCCGTGCGGGAGCGGTTCAGccaggccctgtcctacatccGGGACACGCAGAGCGACGGCGACGTCCTCGTGCAGCTCTGGGTGCCGGTCAACCGCGACGACGGGAAGCTGGTGCTCACCACCAGCGGTCAGCCGTTCACGCTCGACCACCGCTCCGACAGCCTCATCCGGTTCAGGGATGTGTCCACCAAGTACCAGTTCTCGGCCGACGTCAATTCAGGGGACACGCCAGGGCTGCCAGGGAGGGTCTTCATCGGCAGGCTCCCCGAGTGGTCGCCGGACATCAGGTACTTCACCAGCTACGAGTATCCCAGGGTAAGGGATGCACAGTACCTCGATGTCCACGGCACCATGGGGCTGCCAGTGTTCGAGAAAGGAAGCTACAATTGCCTGGGCGTCATCGAGCTGATCATGACAAGGCAGAAGCTCAACTTCACCTCTGAGCTCAACACCATCTGCAGTGCTCTCCAG GCAGTTAATCTCAGAAGTACAGAAGTTTCGAGCATTCCACGCATAAAG TTCAGCACTGCTTCCTACAAAGATGCTTTGCCAGAGATACTGGAGGTCCTGAGAGCAGCCTGCCTGACCCACAAGCTGCCATTAGCTCAGACATGGGTCACATGCGCTCAACAAGGGAAAAGAGGCAGCCGACATTCTGACGAGAACTACAGGTACTGCATTTCCACCATTGACGAAGCATGCTTTGTGAATGAAGCCGAGATGCGGGGCTTCCATGAGGCCTGCTCAGAGCACCACCTGCTGCGTGGGGAGGGGGTGGCAGGGAAGGCCTTCACAACAAACCAGCCATGCTTCTTGCCGGACATTGGATCCTCAACCAAATTGGAATACCCCTTGTCTCACCATGCTAAGATCTTCAAGTTAAAAGGTGCAGTGGCAATCCGACTGCGGTGCACACGCACTGGGACAGCAGACTTCGTGCTGGAATTCTTTCTGCCAACAGATTGTGAAGCACTGGAGGAGCAGAAGACAGTGCTGGACTCCTTGTCAAGCACCATGCGTGGTGTTTGCCAGACCCTACGTGTGGTCACAGATAGAGAGATGGAAGACGAAGCGGTGCTGGAAATGAACGAGTTGAACTCATTTACTCCTCAGGGGAAGGACAAAGTTGAGGAGTTGTCCTTTGGAGGCAAATCAGCAGATCGTAGAGGAGAGGCCTCTTGGACAAGTCTGGCAGGAACTTCACAGCAAGAATCCGAGCTAGCTGCATTGCGGATGCATGGAATGTTCTCACCTGGGGGGCAGGGTCCATCTCTATCTGGTGTTCAGGCAACTGCTGAAGGCAGCAAGGCAAAAAGGCGTACAAAGGCCGAGAAGACCGTTAGTTTGCAGGTTCTTCGACAGTACTTCGCTGGTAGCCTGAAAGATGCAGCAAGGAGCCTTGGAG TGTGCCCTACGACCCTCAAAAGAATATGCAGGCAGCATGGTATAACCCGCTGGCCATCGCGAAAGATCAAGAAGGTAGACCACTCTCTAAGAAAGCTTCAACAGATCATTGATTCGGTTCATGGAGCAGAGACAGCTTTCCAGCTAAACACCCTGTACAAGGATCTCACAAACACCTCAATATCGTCTGACAACAATTTGTCAGGAAGTGTCATGGTTCCTCCAACTAACCAGAGCAATCTCACTGACTTCAACAAGCACCAACCCCACAAGTCAAGTAGCAATGTGCCATCAACTTCACACTCACACTCTTCTTGCAGCCACAGTTCTAAGTCAAGCCCCTCATGTAGCGGTGGTGCAACAAAACATGCACAACAGGGTATAATTGATCTGATTAAGTCAAAAAATCCTGTGAAAGACAGCTCTATTCAGACTCTGCAAACAGAAAACCCTTCATTATATGAGCATTTCTCAGTTCATGAGGCTCCAATTGATCTTCTACAGGATGTTACTGAAAAGGCTAATGGTGGACATCATTCTTCTCCAAGCCCGTCATCCCACAATCCTAAGCAGAACACAGACGCAAATATGAGAGTAAAGGCAACATTTGGCTCAGAAAAGGTGAGATTCAGACTGAATCCAGAGTGCAATTTTCAAGAACTGAAGCATGAGATAGCAAAACGTTTGAGTATAGTAGACACAAACCCCTTGGTTTTAAAGTACTTGGATGATGATTCAGAATGGGTCTTGATGACATGTGATGCAGATCTACAGGAGTGCCTTCATGTATACAAACTAGCAGATATCCAAACAATCAAAATTTCAGTTCATTTAGCTATTAGTCCAGCTACAAGGGTCACAACTGGTCACACTGGTTTGTCATGA
- the LOC8074163 gene encoding U11/U12 small nuclear ribonucleoprotein 31 kDa protein: MSRRRRGGSDSDGEDDSFLYRYPLPSAAASASASAGGGGKPRGGGAGGGSGGLAPSKSTVYVSNLDFALTNSDLHLLFSRFGRVARVTVLKDRESRRSRGVAFVLFVSREDAAAAAAEMHGKVLNGRTLSASIAADNGRAAEFIRRRVYRDKSRCYECGEEGHLSYECPRNQLGPRERPAPSKKSRRGGGGGGSGGRGRGRGGEADWHSDDDEDAAAAAAFEDDRWASVVDTRGEEEKAAGKEDGNGKGKAARKEKRKGYFSDESDEDDD, from the coding sequence ATGTCTCGCCGGCGGCGAGGCGGCTCCGACTCGGACGGCGAGGACGACAGCTTCCTCTACCGCTACCCGCTCCCTTCCGCCGCCGCCTCAGCAAGCGCCTCAGCGGGAGGCGGCGGCAAGCCCCGGGGTGGGGGTGCGGGCGGGGGCTCGGGTGGCCTCGCGCCGTCCAAATCCACCGTCTACGTCTCCAACCTGGACTTCGCGCTCACCAACTCCGATCTCCATCTCCTCTTCTCCCGATTCGGCCGCGTCGCGCGCGTCACGGTCCTCAAGGACCGTGAATCCCGCCGCAGCCGCGGCGTCGCCTTCGTCCTCTTCGTCAGCCGggaggacgccgccgccgcggccgccgagATGCACGGCAAGGTTCTCAACGGGCGCACGCTCTCCGCCTCCATCGCCGCCGACAACGGCCGTGCCGCGGAGTTCATTCGACGCCGCGTGTACCGGGACAAGTCGCGGTGCTACGAGTGCGGCGAGGAGGGCCACCTCTCCTACGAGTGCCCCCGCAACCAGCTCGGGCCCCGCGAGAGGCCCGCACCGTCTAAGAAGTCGCgccgcggtggtggtggtggtggcagcgGCGGGCGTGGGCGCGGTCGCGGGGGCGAGGCTGATTGGCATTcggatgatgatgaggatgctgctgccgccgcggcGTTCGAGGACGACAGGTGGGCGTCGGTGGTGGATACgaggggagaggaggagaaggcgGCTGGGAAGGAAGATGGAAATGGAAAGGGAAAGGCGGCGAGGAAGGAGAAGAGGAAAGGCTACTTCAGCGATGAGAGTGATGAGGACGACGACTAA